GCAGGTGTTCCCCGCGCTGCCGGCGTGGGTCACGGTCGTCGTGTACACGCTCTTCGTCACCACCGTGATCTGCCTCTCCATGCGCGGCACCTCGAACCTCAACATGGTCCTGCTCGTCGGAGCGATCCTCGCGATGATCGCGTTCGTCGTGTTCGCGGTCATCGAGCTCGTCCGCGGTGCCGGAGCGGGCACCGTCGTCAGCACCGAGCCGTTCGTGCACGACGGCGTCACCATGACCGCCCTGCTCACCGGCGCCACGGTGGTGTGCTTCTCGTTCATCGGGTTCGACGCCGTGACGATGTACACGGAGGAGGCGAAGAGCATCCGGATCATGCCGAAGGCGATCCTGCTCACCGTCCTGCTCGGCGGCCTGATCTTCCTGGTGTCGGCGTACTTCGCGCAGCTCCGGTTCCCGACCAACGCGCCGTTCGGGGAGTTCACCGACGACCCGCTGCCGCAGATCGGGCTGCTCGTGGGCGGTCCGGTCTTCCAGGCCATCCTCGTCGCCGCGGGCTTCGTCGCCGCCCTGGCGTCCGGGCTGGCCTCGCACGCGAGCGTCGCGCGCATGCTGCTCGTGATGGGCCGGAACAACGTCCTGCCGAAGAAGGTGTTCGGCTACGTCAGCCCGAAGACCCGCACGCCGATCCCGAACATCATCATCGTCGGCGCGGTCACGCTCTTCGCGATGACCTTCTCGCTCGACACGATCTCGTCGTACATCAACTTCGGCGCCCTCATCGCGTTCACCTTCGTCAACCTGACCGTCATCGTGCACTTCGCCTGGCGCCAGGGTCGTCGGCACACCGCCCGCGACCGCTTCGCCTACATCGTGCTGCCGGGTGTCGCGA
This is a stretch of genomic DNA from Curtobacterium sp. 458. It encodes these proteins:
- a CDS encoding APC family permease, producing the protein MATPTLATAASGSTARGGSLKRSLGLWAIVGLGLGYMTPTVVFDTFGIVSDETNGAVPSAYVIALVIMLLTAVSYGKMVRVYPAAGSAYTYVRESIHPNAGFMVGWASLLDYLLLPMVNALIIRLYLEQVFPALPAWVTVVVYTLFVTTVICLSMRGTSNLNMVLLVGAILAMIAFVVFAVIELVRGAGAGTVVSTEPFVHDGVTMTALLTGATVVCFSFIGFDAVTMYTEEAKSIRIMPKAILLTVLLGGLIFLVSAYFAQLRFPTNAPFGEFTDDPLPQIGLLVGGPVFQAILVAAGFVAALASGLASHASVARMLLVMGRNNVLPKKVFGYVSPKTRTPIPNIIIVGAVTLFAMTFSLDTISSYINFGALIAFTFVNLTVIVHFAWRQGRRHTARDRFAYIVLPGVAMLLTGVLWSQLHADALIAGGVWAAIGFVYLLVITKGFRIQPRGFDENQPVTGVNKQLTDEHRQETR